The following are from one region of the Lepeophtheirus salmonis chromosome 8, UVic_Lsal_1.4, whole genome shotgun sequence genome:
- the LOC121122605 gene encoding LOW QUALITY PROTEIN: HAUS augmin-like complex subunit 1 (The sequence of the model RefSeq protein was modified relative to this genomic sequence to represent the inferred CDS: deleted 1 base in 1 codon; substituted 1 base at 1 genomic stop codon), producing the protein MEDSSEVRSWLKELFSAEGKKIPSYELTQDSMSILNDIRLWNRARYSEINAQMSCHEKQIQEYIEETERMNTRLEAFCLGSASGSMGKNGNILVNMGLEFEIDDPDVDSIDLALSKLKSQKLVGSLNNLETPVLSNTKTLKKVQNLLLLGHAESAVLKLKSEPPLKFPSQSKQNFLHNKQEDYSKDAHRYRQTYFNNIQSEDHIHSNIVPIKADPRDLYSDVDKLQKKLSSYNELPSSXELAEIKVKELSNQLRELDDILTQSLSRIH; encoded by the exons ATGGAGGATAGTAGCGAAGTCCGAAGTTGGCTAAAGGAACTATTTTCTGCAGAAGGGAAGAAGATACCTTCCTATGAACTAACTCAGGACTCAATGTCTATTCTAAACGATATACGTCTTTGGAATAGAGCCCGTTATTCAGAAATTAATGCTCAAATGTCTTGTCATGAGAAACAAATTCAGGAATACATAGAAGAAACTGAGCGAATGAACACAAGACTCGAGGCTTTTTGTCTGGGAAGTGCTTCAGGATCTATGGGGAAGAATGGGAATATCTTAGTCAATATGGGTTTGGAATTCGAAATTGATGATCCAGATGTAGACTCCATTGATTTGGCTTTGTCAAAGCTCAAGTCACAAAAACTCGTGGGTTCTCTCAATAATTTAGAGACCCCAGTCCTTAGTAAtactaaaactttaaaaaaagttcagaatCTTCTTTTATTAGGACATGCTGAGTCTGCCgttctaaaattaaaatctgagcCACCACTTAAATTCCCCTCTCAATCCAAGCAAAACTTTTTGCATAATAAGCAGGAGGACTACAGTAAAGATGCACACAGATATAGACAAACCTACTTTAACAACATTCAATCAGAGGACCACATACATAGTAACATTGTTCCAATCAAAGCTGACCCCCGAGATTTGTACTCAGATGTggataaattacaa aaaaagttgtcgaGTTATAATGAACTCCCTTCCAGTTAGGAATTGGCGGAAATCAAGGTTAAGGAACTTAGTAATCAACTTAGGGAATTGGATGACATCCTTACCCAATCCCTTTCACGAATCCATTAG